The Kitasatospora albolonga nucleotide sequence GCTGGCCTTCGTGTACCGGCGTGTGGGTGATCGCGCCGCCGCGGAGGAGTTGACCGCCGAGGTGTTCCGGATCGCCTGGGAGCGCGTCCTCAAGGGCGGCGGGGGAGTCACGAGCGGCTGGCTGTTCGTGACCGCGCGGAATCTGCTGGGCAATCACTACCGCGCCATGGCCCGCCTCACGGAACTTCACCGGCGCATCACCGACGAGCTGGACCGCACGCCTGCGTCCGGTGAGGACTCCGCAGTTCTCGACACGCTCGACCGTCTTCCCGTACGTCACCGGGAGGTTCTGCTCCTGAGCTACTGGGACGGGCTGAGCGCCGTCGAGGCCGGTGAGGTCCTCGGCTGTAGCGGGGCGGCGGTCTGGGTCCGGCTGCACCGTGCCCGTAAGGCGTTCCGGGACCTCTACGGAGAGCCCGAGCAGCCGCAGCCCGTTCAGCCCGAGCAGTCCGTTCAGCCCAAACAGCCCGTTCAGCCCGTTCAGTCCAAGCGGCCCGAGCAGTCCGTTCAGTCCGAGGAGTCCGAGGAGTCGGCATGATGCGTGTGAAGTCTCTGGTCCGAGCCGCCAACCCCCTCCCGGCCCTGGAGGCGGGACAGAAGGGGGACGCGCTGTCGGACCGTGCCCGCGCCGAGCTGGCGGCCCTGACCGGAACCCCGACGCTGCCCTCGGCCTCGCGCCGGGTTCCCCGGCGCGGTCTGCTGGTCGCCGCC carries:
- a CDS encoding RNA polymerase subunit sigma-70 → METIQTGSDRERAARFTALYVRDHPRVLAFVYRRVGDRAAAEELTAEVFRIAWERVLKGGGGVTSGWLFVTARNLLGNHYRAMARLTELHRRITDELDRTPASGEDSAVLDTLDRLPVRHREVLLLSYWDGLSAVEAGEVLGCSGAAVWVRLHRARKAFRDLYGEPEQPQPVQPEQSVQPKQPVQPVQSKRPEQSVQSEESEESA